The Melioribacteraceae bacterium 4301-Me genome contains the following window.
ATTTTCTCCAAAGTACAGGGATCGATTATTAAAAAAGACTATAAGGGGAGAAGTTTTTAGTTACATGAGTGGAATTATTACAAATCGAAAACATAAATCAATTATAATCAACGGAATGGCAGATCATGTTCATATATTAATAGGTGCTAATCCGAATGATAAAATTTCCGATTTGGTTGGGACAATAAAAAGAGAAACATCGACATTTATAAATGAGAAGAGATGGTTCCGGGAAAAATTTCATTGGCAGGATGGCTACGGAGCTTTTTCCTATGGCAGATCACAATTGGATGCAATATATAAGTATATAGCCAACCAGGAAAGGCACCATGAGAAGAAGACATTTAAGGAAGAGTATACAGAGTTATTAAAAAAATTTTCAATAGAATATAATGAAAATTTTTTGTTCGAATTTTTTGATAATATTAACGAATTTTAACTATAATAAATCCTCTTACAAGGATTTACGCAAAGATTTAGTGGTGTTTTTACAATAATAAGACCTCTACGAGGTCAATAAAATAAAATCTGTAGAATATAAGAGAACATCGTAGATGTTCAATTATTGTAGAATGGTGATATCACCCAAAATTTACGAATCCTTGTAGAGGATTAATAAATGATGTCATTTTATTATTAATGATTTAGGC
Protein-coding sequences here:
- the tnpA gene encoding IS200/IS605 family transposase, yielding MKPGVFTQIYIQIVFSPKYRDRLLKKTIRGEVFSYMSGIITNRKHKSIIINGMADHVHILIGANPNDKISDLVGTIKRETSTFINEKRWFREKFHWQDGYGAFSYGRSQLDAIYKYIANQERHHEKKTFKEEYTELLKKFSIEYNENFLFEFFDNINEF